A single window of Halobacterium jilantaiense DNA harbors:
- the flaJ gene encoding archaellar assembly protein FlaJ has protein sequence MAAEAETEGVEAEGSVRDIDWGEFVDSVVDSYRAMPMPTFKYIAFIVVPSVLFLLTCVVTVVVLDLPTFLVFPIPMLGLLALVAAVLYPKIRQDQRRTRMENRFHLFITHMTVLSTTNIDRVEVFRRIGAEEEYGPLAEEARRIVQLIDAWNQSLDDACRMRANRVPSDLVADFLDRLAYTINSGESLESYLVSEQEAIIRNYATTYEGQLENIEVMKDLYLSMVLSVTFALVFATVLPILSGTDPTMTVSAVVVLYTFIQVGFLYTMYTLAPSDPLWYFPEDRTTSAEWRLRIATAIGGGLAVVLALVVVAIQMEWTPLAADVLPLPMYAAVPTTPLLIPGLVAHAEEERVKDRDDAFTSFIRALGSSETARQTTTTRVLQSLRDKNFGPLTGLVDDLYKRLNLRLDAARAWRHFTADAHSYLIQKFSEMYLIGRQMGGAPKHLGELISENMSEVLQLRQKRSQSASTLVGVLYGITAAATFAFFIGLGIVDVISGLGLDFSNPAFDVGTIINTEVYDIQLIQYLLVLTLIINGVLSSLMVRVVDGGHKVNAYIHFVVLTWVSCAIGSLTLGLVESLLSV, from the coding sequence ATGGCGGCCGAAGCCGAGACGGAGGGCGTCGAGGCCGAGGGCTCGGTGAGGGACATCGACTGGGGGGAGTTCGTCGACTCAGTCGTTGACTCCTACCGGGCGATGCCGATGCCGACGTTCAAGTACATCGCCTTCATCGTCGTGCCGTCGGTGCTGTTCCTCCTGACGTGCGTCGTCACGGTGGTCGTCCTCGACCTGCCGACGTTCCTAGTCTTCCCGATTCCGATGCTGGGGCTGCTGGCGCTCGTCGCGGCGGTGCTCTACCCGAAGATTCGACAGGACCAGCGCCGCACGCGCATGGAGAATCGCTTCCACTTGTTCATCACGCACATGACGGTGTTGTCGACGACGAACATCGACCGCGTGGAGGTGTTCCGCCGCATCGGCGCGGAGGAGGAGTACGGGCCGCTCGCGGAGGAGGCGCGGCGCATCGTCCAGCTCATCGACGCGTGGAACCAGAGCCTCGACGACGCGTGCCGGATGCGCGCGAACCGGGTGCCAAGCGACCTCGTGGCGGACTTCCTCGACCGGCTCGCGTACACCATCAACTCCGGTGAGAGCCTGGAGTCCTACCTGGTGAGCGAGCAGGAGGCCATCATCCGGAACTACGCGACGACCTACGAGGGGCAACTGGAGAACATCGAGGTCATGAAGGACCTCTACCTGTCGATGGTCCTGTCCGTGACGTTCGCGCTCGTGTTCGCGACCGTCCTCCCCATCCTGTCGGGGACGGACCCGACGATGACTGTCTCTGCGGTCGTCGTGCTGTACACCTTCATCCAGGTCGGGTTCCTGTACACGATGTACACGCTCGCGCCGAGCGACCCGCTGTGGTACTTCCCGGAAGACAGAACGACGTCCGCTGAGTGGCGGCTGCGCATCGCGACGGCCATCGGCGGCGGGCTGGCGGTGGTGCTGGCGCTGGTCGTGGTTGCTATCCAGATGGAGTGGACGCCGCTGGCGGCCGACGTGCTGCCGCTGCCGATGTACGCAGCGGTCCCGACGACGCCGCTGCTCATTCCGGGGCTGGTGGCGCACGCCGAGGAGGAGCGCGTGAAGGACCGCGACGACGCGTTCACGAGCTTCATTCGGGCGCTGGGGTCCAGCGAGACGGCGCGACAGACGACGACCACGCGCGTGCTGCAGTCGCTGCGTGACAAGAACTTCGGGCCGCTGACGGGGCTCGTGGACGACCTCTACAAGCGCCTGAATCTCCGGCTGGACGCGGCGCGGGCGTGGCGGCACTTCACGGCCGACGCGCACTCCTACCTCATCCAGAAGTTCTCCGAGATGTACCTCATCGGTCGCCAGATGGGTGGTGCGCCGAAGCACCTCGGAGAGCTCATCTCGGAGAACATGAGCGAGGTGCTGCAGCTCCGCCAGAAGCGCAGCCAGTCGGCGTCGACGCTCGTCGGCGTGCTGTACGGCATCACGGCGGCGGCGACGTTCGCGTTCTTCATCGGCCTCGGTATCGTCGACGTCATCTCCGGGCTCGGCCTGGACTTCTCGAACCCGGCGTTCGACGTCGGCACCATCATCAACACCGAGGTGTACGACATCCAGCTCATCCAGTACCTGCTGGTGTTGACCCTGATAATCAACGGCGTGCTGTCGTCGCTGATGGTCCGTGTGGTCGACGGCGGTCACAAGGTGAACGCGTACATCCACTTCGTCGTGTTGACGTGGGTTTCGTGTGCCATCGGGTCGCTGACACTCGGACTCGTGGAGTCACTGCTGTCGGTGTGA
- the minD gene encoding MinD/ParA family ATP-binding protein produces MSEAGGEGYVFAVASGKGGVGKSTTTANLGVALADDGFDVAIVDVDLGMANLAGLFGVDEDVTLHDVLAGDASPSDATYDAHGVTLVPGSTDLEQFAEADAKSLHRMVTHLRRDHDVVLLDAGAGLSYDIAMAMSVADGVLLVTTAELNSLTDATKTGQLVGKLEKPVVGAVFTRTGDGGFDDVEGIAAALGTTDAVTVSVPHDDAVKLAVRKSHPVVDLQPESPAAKAYNRLAASLADSVGMEPPEEEDDEDAFEWVDPDTGESEESDTESSQDAEDGPVYEISIEELMAEAGVDDDDEAAERRVKLFDRVKSRFS; encoded by the coding sequence ATGAGTGAGGCCGGCGGTGAGGGGTACGTGTTCGCCGTCGCCAGTGGCAAAGGCGGCGTCGGGAAGTCCACGACGACGGCGAACCTCGGGGTCGCACTCGCCGACGACGGCTTCGACGTGGCAATCGTCGATGTGGACCTCGGGATGGCGAACCTCGCCGGGTTGTTCGGCGTCGACGAGGACGTGACGCTACACGACGTGCTCGCGGGTGACGCGTCGCCGAGCGACGCGACCTACGACGCGCACGGCGTGACCCTCGTTCCGGGCTCGACCGACCTCGAACAGTTCGCGGAGGCGGACGCGAAGTCCCTCCACCGGATGGTCACCCACCTGCGGCGCGACCACGACGTCGTCCTGCTGGACGCGGGCGCGGGGCTGAGCTACGACATCGCGATGGCGATGAGCGTGGCAGACGGCGTCCTCCTGGTGACGACGGCCGAGCTGAACTCGCTGACGGACGCGACGAAGACCGGCCAGTTGGTGGGTAAACTGGAGAAGCCGGTAGTCGGTGCGGTGTTCACGCGGACCGGCGACGGCGGCTTCGACGATGTCGAGGGCATCGCCGCGGCGCTCGGGACGACAGACGCGGTGACGGTCAGTGTCCCCCACGACGACGCCGTCAAGCTGGCCGTGCGGAAGAGCCACCCCGTCGTGGACCTGCAGCCGGAGAGCCCGGCAGCGAAGGCCTACAACCGGCTCGCTGCGAGTCTGGCGGACAGCGTCGGCATGGAGCCGCCGGAAGAGGAAGACGACGAGGACGCCTTCGAGTGGGTCGACCCGGACACCGGAGAGAGCGAGGAGAGCGACACCGAATCGTCGCAGGACGCCGAAGACGGACCAGTCTACGAGATTTCCATCGAGGAGCTGATGGCGGAAGCCGGCGTCGACGACGACGACGAGGCGGCAGAGCGCCGCGTCAAGCTGTTCGACCGCGTGAAGTCACGGTTCTCCTGA
- a CDS encoding DUF7521 family protein: MRLIESLYLLFSATLAVAGLSMVWFSVRAYRDTGRSSMMHLSAGFGLVVAAAVGTTILAFLTGFEHTRTLLTINYFVSTGGYLFVMYSIFESS; this comes from the coding sequence ATGCGCCTCATCGAATCACTCTACCTGTTGTTCAGCGCGACTCTCGCCGTCGCCGGTCTCAGCATGGTCTGGTTCTCGGTCCGCGCGTACCGAGACACTGGCCGGTCGTCGATGATGCACCTCTCGGCGGGGTTCGGACTGGTGGTCGCCGCCGCCGTCGGCACGACAATCCTCGCCTTCCTCACTGGATTCGAGCACACCCGGACGCTGCTCACTATCAACTACTTCGTCTCGACGGGTGGCTACCTCTTCGTGATGTACAGCATCTTCGAGTCCAGCTAA
- a CDS encoding ArsR/SmtB family transcription factor, protein MDPVDVLRVLGNKYNAEILEATHTPKSAQDLSEELDIPIATSYRRIEELSEHDLLKLEGKELSDEGRRTKVYRRQVDEISVKFGVDETTVDTKERTEAKNALVDVWSDLGSESR, encoded by the coding sequence ATGGACCCGGTGGACGTGTTGCGGGTACTCGGCAACAAGTACAACGCCGAGATACTCGAAGCGACACACACGCCGAAGTCCGCGCAGGACCTCAGCGAGGAACTGGACATCCCGATTGCCACCAGCTACCGCCGAATCGAGGAGCTCAGCGAACACGACCTCCTCAAACTGGAGGGCAAAGAGCTCTCGGACGAGGGGCGACGGACGAAAGTCTACCGGCGACAGGTCGACGAGATCAGCGTGAAATTCGGCGTCGACGAGACGACCGTCGACACGAAAGAACGCACCGAAGCGAAGAACGCGCTCGTCGACGTCTGGAGTGACCTCGGGTCGGAGAGCCGGTAG
- a CDS encoding chemotaxis protein CheW: MADDETDVLEFSLGDGRYCIDIAHVDEIVDANEDVTAIPNSERHVVGVVDLRGQTTTVVDPRVKLGEAGETEGSRIVVLSEHDATGLLVDDVHEVEAIAEADLDESGASETTRGVVRRDDRFVVWVDPDALV; this comes from the coding sequence ATGGCCGACGACGAGACCGACGTGCTGGAGTTCTCCCTGGGCGACGGCAGGTACTGCATCGACATCGCGCACGTCGACGAGATCGTCGACGCGAACGAGGACGTGACGGCGATTCCGAACTCCGAGCGCCACGTAGTCGGGGTCGTCGATCTCCGCGGGCAGACGACCACGGTCGTCGACCCGCGCGTGAAACTCGGCGAAGCAGGTGAGACGGAGGGCAGCCGCATCGTCGTGCTCTCGGAGCACGACGCGACCGGGCTGCTCGTGGACGACGTCCACGAGGTCGAAGCCATCGCGGAGGCGGACCTCGACGAGTCTGGCGCGTCCGAGACTACCCGCGGTGTCGTCCGGCGCGACGACCGGTTCGTCGTCTGGGTCGACCCGGACGCGCTGGTGTAG
- a CDS encoding phosphotransacetylase family protein — MTDTLLVTSTHAGTGKTAVSLALARLAAERDRTVGYMKPKGTRLQSNVGKTLDADPMLARELLDIEAEMHDLEPVVYSPTFVQGAIRGREDTDDLRDRVRDAFDSLSDDREFMVVEGADDPATGSIVDLTDADIAELLDARAVVVAHYEEPGDVDDVLAAAESLGDRCAGVVFNAVEDAAYDDVETEVAPFLEGRGIPVLGVLPAERELSGVTVDDLATDLGADVLTDGAGEDAVVERFLVGAMSAESALSHFRRTKDAAVITGGDRADVQTAALDAPGVRALVLTGGHRPSGAVLGKATEEGVPVLSVQSDTLTTLDRGENLVRGGRVRDEHTVDVMQRLLHDHADVDGLLD; from the coding sequence ATGACCGACACACTACTCGTCACCTCGACCCACGCAGGCACCGGCAAGACCGCCGTCTCGCTCGCGCTCGCGCGACTCGCCGCCGAGCGCGACCGGACGGTCGGCTACATGAAACCGAAGGGCACCCGACTCCAGAGCAACGTCGGGAAGACCCTCGACGCGGACCCGATGCTCGCCCGCGAACTCCTCGACATCGAGGCCGAGATGCACGACCTCGAACCGGTCGTGTACTCGCCGACGTTCGTCCAGGGCGCGATCCGCGGCCGCGAGGACACCGACGACCTCCGCGACCGCGTCCGCGACGCGTTCGACTCGCTGTCAGACGACCGCGAGTTCATGGTCGTGGAGGGAGCCGACGACCCCGCGACCGGCAGCATCGTCGACCTCACGGACGCCGACATCGCCGAACTGCTCGACGCGCGCGCCGTCGTCGTCGCCCACTACGAGGAGCCCGGCGACGTCGACGACGTGCTCGCCGCCGCCGAATCCCTCGGTGACCGGTGTGCCGGCGTCGTGTTCAACGCCGTCGAGGACGCCGCCTACGACGACGTCGAGACCGAAGTCGCGCCGTTCCTCGAAGGGCGCGGTATCCCCGTGCTCGGTGTGCTCCCTGCCGAGCGCGAACTCTCCGGCGTCACCGTCGACGACCTCGCGACCGACCTCGGCGCGGACGTCCTCACCGACGGCGCTGGCGAGGACGCTGTCGTCGAACGGTTCCTCGTCGGCGCGATGAGCGCGGAGAGCGCGCTCAGCCACTTCCGCCGCACCAAGGACGCCGCAGTCATCACCGGCGGCGACCGCGCGGACGTCCAGACCGCCGCGCTCGACGCGCCCGGCGTCCGCGCGCTCGTGCTCACGGGCGGCCACCGGCCGTCGGGCGCGGTGCTCGGGAAAGCCACAGAAGAAGGCGTGCCGGTGCTCTCCGTGCAGTCCGACACGCTCACGACGCTCGATCGAGGCGAGAATCTCGTCCGCGGCGGCCGCGTCCGCGACGAACACACTGTCGACGTGATGCAGCGACTCCTCCACGACCACGCGGACGTCGACGGACTGCTCGACTGA
- a CDS encoding acetate--CoA ligase family protein, producing MKTQADAGGLFAPERVAVVGATDREGSIGRAIVENLADFDGDVVAVNPGRESVLGYDCYPDLGEAPAVDLAVVVVPPSIVVDAVRDAGKAGVNNVVVITAGFSETGGEGAERERDLVDVAEEYDLNLVGPNSLGVLSTPTGLNATFGPSNALPGNLSFMSQSGAFITAVLDWANDQGIGFKDVASLGNKAVLGETDFMRAWGDDPDTNVILGYLEGIDDGREFIDAAREVTDETPAVVVKSGRTEAGAQAASSHTGTIAGSEAAYEAGFQQAGVVRAENVQELFDFARALDGLPMPDSENVAVVTNAGGPGVMATDAVGDSRLSMASFEDDTLDELRGSMPDEANVYNPVDVIGDADLDRFRSALDTVLADDNVGCALVLSAPTAVIDYEELGEVVVDLQAKHDKPVVTCLMGGERTDRAADVLRAAGIPNYFDPARAIGSLDALAVQREVQSREYEAPTDFDVDRDAAREILEDAADRGATRLGVEAMELLDAYGIPTPDGEVVDDPADARWVANDIDGDVVMKIVSPDILHKSDIGGVKVGVSDEEVADAYEDLVTRAKNYQPDATILGVQVQEMVDVDAGTETILGMNRDPQFGPLLLFGLGGIFVEILEDTSVRVAPVSDREAGEMIDELDSAPLLRGARGRDPADEDAITESVQRLSQLVTDFPAILELDVNPLLATSDGATALDVRLTIDPEEL from the coding sequence GTGAAGACACAAGCAGACGCAGGTGGACTGTTCGCCCCGGAGCGGGTCGCGGTAGTCGGCGCGACCGACCGCGAGGGGTCGATCGGTCGCGCCATCGTCGAGAACCTCGCCGACTTCGACGGCGACGTGGTCGCGGTCAACCCCGGCCGCGAGTCGGTCCTCGGGTACGACTGCTACCCGGACCTCGGCGAGGCACCCGCGGTCGACCTCGCCGTGGTCGTCGTCCCGCCGAGCATCGTCGTGGACGCCGTCCGCGACGCCGGCAAAGCGGGCGTCAACAACGTCGTCGTCATCACGGCCGGGTTCAGTGAGACCGGCGGCGAGGGAGCCGAGCGCGAGCGCGACCTCGTCGACGTGGCCGAGGAGTACGACCTCAACCTCGTCGGCCCCAACAGCCTCGGCGTGCTCTCGACCCCGACCGGACTGAACGCGACGTTCGGCCCGTCGAATGCACTCCCCGGGAACCTCTCCTTCATGAGCCAGTCCGGGGCGTTCATCACGGCGGTGCTGGACTGGGCGAACGACCAGGGTATCGGCTTCAAGGACGTCGCCAGCCTCGGCAACAAGGCCGTCCTCGGCGAGACGGACTTCATGCGAGCGTGGGGCGACGACCCAGACACTAACGTCATCCTCGGCTACCTGGAGGGCATCGACGACGGCCGAGAGTTCATCGACGCCGCCCGCGAGGTCACGGACGAGACTCCGGCTGTCGTCGTGAAGTCCGGCCGCACCGAGGCCGGCGCGCAGGCCGCCTCCTCGCACACCGGCACCATCGCCGGCAGCGAGGCCGCCTACGAGGCCGGCTTCCAGCAGGCCGGCGTCGTGCGCGCCGAGAACGTCCAGGAGCTGTTCGACTTCGCGAGAGCGCTGGACGGCCTCCCGATGCCGGACTCCGAGAACGTCGCCGTCGTCACGAACGCCGGCGGCCCCGGTGTGATGGCGACCGACGCGGTCGGCGACTCGCGGCTCTCCATGGCTTCCTTCGAGGACGACACGCTCGACGAACTCCGCGGGTCGATGCCGGACGAAGCGAACGTCTACAACCCCGTGGACGTCATCGGCGACGCCGACCTCGACCGCTTCCGGTCGGCCCTCGACACCGTGCTCGCCGACGACAACGTCGGCTGCGCGCTCGTGCTGTCCGCGCCCACCGCGGTCATCGACTACGAGGAACTCGGCGAAGTCGTCGTCGACCTGCAGGCGAAACACGACAAGCCAGTCGTGACCTGCCTGATGGGCGGCGAACGAACCGACCGCGCGGCGGACGTACTCCGAGCGGCCGGCATCCCGAACTACTTCGACCCGGCGCGCGCCATCGGCAGCCTCGACGCGCTCGCGGTCCAGCGCGAGGTCCAGAGCCGCGAGTACGAGGCCCCGACCGACTTCGACGTCGACCGCGACGCAGCCCGCGAGATTCTGGAGGACGCCGCCGACCGCGGCGCGACCCGGCTCGGTGTCGAAGCGATGGAGCTCCTCGACGCCTACGGCATCCCGACGCCCGACGGCGAAGTCGTCGACGACCCCGCCGACGCCCGCTGGGTCGCCAACGACATCGACGGCGACGTCGTCATGAAAATCGTCAGCCCGGACATCCTCCACAAGTCCGACATCGGCGGCGTCAAAGTCGGCGTCTCCGACGAGGAGGTCGCCGACGCCTACGAGGACCTCGTGACGCGCGCGAAGAACTACCAGCCCGACGCCACCATCCTCGGCGTCCAGGTGCAGGAGATGGTCGACGTCGACGCGGGCACGGAGACCATCCTCGGCATGAACCGCGACCCCCAGTTCGGCCCGCTGCTGCTGTTCGGCCTGGGCGGCATCTTCGTCGAGATTCTCGAGGACACCAGCGTCCGCGTCGCGCCCGTCTCCGACCGCGAGGCCGGCGAGATGATCGACGAACTCGACTCCGCGCCCCTGCTGCGGGGTGCCCGCGGCCGCGACCCCGCCGACGAGGACGCCATCACGGAGAGCGTCCAGCGGCTCAGCCAGCTCGTCACCGACTTCCCGGCCATCCTCGAACTCGACGTCAACCCGCTGCTCGCCACGAGCGACGGCGCGACGGCACTCGACGTGCGGCTCACCATCGACCCGGAGGAACTATGA
- a CDS encoding MazG nucleotide pyrophosphohydrolase domain-containing protein, with protein MDDQARVAAFLDAHDLRAPPENRVLDLASEVGELAKNVNETTDYGTTDGVDVDRDELGDALFCLLALADELDYDAGDALDEALAKYDARLDESGTAGSGA; from the coding sequence ATGGACGACCAGGCACGCGTCGCCGCGTTCCTCGACGCCCACGACCTGCGAGCGCCGCCGGAGAACCGCGTCCTCGACCTCGCCAGCGAGGTCGGCGAACTGGCGAAGAACGTCAACGAGACCACCGACTACGGCACCACAGACGGCGTCGACGTCGACCGCGACGAGCTCGGGGACGCCCTGTTCTGCCTGCTCGCGCTCGCCGACGAACTCGACTACGACGCCGGCGATGCGCTCGACGAGGCGCTGGCGAAGTACGATGCCCGTCTCGACGAGTCGGGAACGGCGGGCTCCGGCGCGTAG
- a CDS encoding ZIP family metal transporter, whose protein sequence is MELTGELAFVFVAGLLTDLATGLGALPFFFVDDVNDRWRVGLWGLASGIMVSASGFGLFREALNYGGPVEIGLGALVGVALVVVASHVIDDHEFAPREIAAADFKKLVLIAGVLTVHSFPEGVAVGVSFADMGLEGGVPIAGFTVPVLAVFMTIAISIHNIPEGLAVSIPLHEHGARRWTLVGVAVFTSVPQPIGAAISYVFVQFARAALPFGYGFAGGAMVFLVVSEFIPEAREVGRKLPNGGTRELATGLAVGVLGMVPLLFA, encoded by the coding sequence ATGGAGCTGACTGGGGAACTCGCCTTCGTCTTCGTCGCCGGCCTCCTGACGGACCTGGCGACGGGCCTGGGCGCGCTGCCGTTCTTCTTCGTCGACGACGTGAACGACCGGTGGCGCGTCGGGCTCTGGGGGCTGGCGTCCGGAATCATGGTCTCCGCATCCGGGTTCGGACTGTTCCGGGAGGCGCTGAACTACGGCGGTCCGGTCGAAATCGGACTCGGCGCGCTCGTCGGCGTCGCGCTGGTCGTCGTCGCCAGCCACGTCATCGACGACCACGAGTTCGCGCCCCGCGAAATCGCCGCCGCCGACTTCAAGAAGCTCGTGCTCATCGCGGGCGTGCTCACTGTCCACTCGTTCCCCGAGGGCGTCGCCGTCGGCGTCTCCTTCGCCGACATGGGGCTGGAGGGCGGTGTCCCCATCGCCGGATTCACCGTGCCCGTCCTCGCGGTCTTCATGACTATCGCCATCTCCATCCACAACATCCCCGAGGGGCTGGCGGTGTCCATCCCGCTCCACGAGCACGGCGCGCGGCGCTGGACACTCGTCGGCGTCGCCGTCTTCACGAGCGTCCCCCAGCCCATCGGGGCCGCGATCTCCTACGTCTTCGTGCAGTTCGCGCGAGCGGCGCTCCCGTTCGGCTACGGGTTCGCCGGCGGCGCGATGGTGTTCCTCGTCGTCAGCGAGTTCATCCCCGAAGCCCGCGAGGTCGGCCGCAAGCTCCCGAACGGCGGCACGCGCGAACTCGCGACCGGGCTCGCGGTCGGCGTGCTCGGGATGGTGCCGCTGCTGTTCGCGTAG
- a CDS encoding aldehyde dehydrogenase family protein, whose product MEHNAIHRRERPFVAGEWVSGGDALPVSDLADGGTFASVEAASADDAKRALAAAAEAQEELREATVPERVEWLETVADAIRAREDELAEVIVREAGKPISSARGEVESAAERFERAVGEIRHLKGEFRRGTTSGHADWRAVVEPEPIGTVLCIAPYNYPLATTALQVAPALAAGNAVVVKPASKTPVSSAILAEIVADAGLPEGAFNFVPGESSVVGDPLASDSRVDAIAMTGSSGAGEHVARQSGITRLHMELGGNAPAIVFDDADLDAAATAAAKGSLKYAGQRCSAVSRVLAHESVHDDLVARIDDAMDDWTVGDLFADDTDLGPLVSAEQADWVAELVDDAVECGATVVRGGDRYEEDGIHFYELTLLADVPRDARIVDEEQFGPVCAVTTIEDEDDAVALTNRSDLALDAAVFTTDHDRAMDVAQRVDAGSVRINGAPSHGLGDVPFGGNDASGIGREGLDSTIHEFVREKSIIL is encoded by the coding sequence ATGGAACACAACGCAATCCACCGCCGCGAGCGACCGTTCGTGGCCGGCGAGTGGGTCTCCGGCGGGGACGCCCTGCCGGTGTCGGACCTCGCCGACGGCGGCACGTTCGCATCCGTCGAGGCCGCGAGTGCGGACGACGCGAAGCGCGCGCTCGCTGCGGCAGCGGAGGCCCAAGAGGAGCTCAGGGAGGCCACGGTTCCCGAGCGCGTCGAGTGGCTGGAGACCGTCGCCGATGCCATCCGCGCCCGCGAAGACGAGCTCGCCGAAGTCATCGTCCGGGAGGCGGGCAAGCCAATCTCCAGCGCTCGCGGCGAGGTCGAGAGCGCGGCCGAACGCTTCGAGCGCGCAGTCGGCGAGATTCGCCACCTCAAAGGCGAGTTCCGGCGCGGCACCACGTCCGGCCACGCCGACTGGCGCGCGGTCGTCGAACCGGAGCCGATCGGGACGGTGCTGTGCATCGCGCCCTACAACTACCCCCTGGCGACCACCGCGCTCCAGGTCGCGCCCGCGCTCGCCGCCGGTAACGCCGTGGTCGTGAAGCCCGCGAGCAAGACGCCGGTCAGCAGCGCTATTCTCGCGGAAATCGTCGCTGACGCCGGCCTCCCCGAGGGCGCGTTCAACTTCGTCCCCGGCGAGTCCAGTGTCGTCGGCGACCCGCTGGCCTCGGACAGCCGCGTCGACGCCATCGCGATGACCGGCTCCTCCGGCGCTGGCGAACACGTCGCCCGGCAGTCCGGCATCACGCGACTCCACATGGAACTCGGCGGGAACGCTCCCGCCATCGTCTTCGACGACGCCGACCTCGACGCCGCAGCGACCGCGGCCGCGAAGGGGTCGCTGAAGTACGCCGGCCAGCGCTGTTCGGCCGTCTCCCGCGTACTCGCTCACGAGTCCGTTCACGACGACCTGGTGGCGCGCATCGACGACGCGATGGACGACTGGACGGTCGGTGACCTCTTCGCGGACGACACCGACCTCGGCCCGCTCGTCAGCGCCGAGCAGGCCGACTGGGTCGCCGAACTCGTGGACGACGCCGTCGAGTGTGGCGCGACGGTCGTCCGCGGCGGCGACCGCTACGAGGAGGACGGCATCCACTTCTACGAGCTGACGCTGCTCGCCGACGTGCCCCGCGACGCCCGCATCGTCGACGAAGAGCAGTTCGGCCCGGTGTGTGCCGTCACGACAATCGAAGACGAGGACGACGCCGTCGCGCTGACGAACCGCTCGGACCTCGCGCTCGACGCCGCCGTCTTCACGACCGACCACGACCGCGCGATGGACGTGGCACAGCGCGTGGACGCCGGTTCGGTCCGCATCAACGGCGCGCCGAGCCACGGGCTCGGTGACGTGCCGTTCGGCGGCAACGACGCCTCCGGCATCGGCCGCGAGGGCCTGGACTCGACCATCCACGAGTTCGTCCGCGAGAAGTCCATCATCCTGTAG
- a CDS encoding nitrilase-related carbon-nitrogen hydrolase — MPTPTVAACQTDVADLDPAENLATVGERLAALDDRVDVAVFPEYALTGFVADDRVHAAALDRDGTELDRLATYAADHDLDVLAGFVEDAGGDYYNTAVYVTADGERTYYRKRHLWAGEADVLATGDEAVTVDTPVGEAGLVTCYDLNFVEVSAAFARQRVDALFVVGAWPGAYSENWRLLLRARALDGVRWVVGCGRTGRRDLPNAPAVDYGGRSAVVRPDGAVSHALNRDERTLVADLDPEILAEQREFVSVLAEDS; from the coding sequence GTGCCAACGCCGACCGTCGCCGCCTGCCAGACCGACGTCGCCGACCTCGACCCGGCCGAGAACCTCGCCACCGTCGGCGAGCGCCTCGCAGCCCTCGACGACCGGGTCGACGTCGCCGTCTTCCCGGAGTACGCGCTCACTGGATTCGTCGCCGACGACCGCGTCCACGCCGCCGCGCTCGACCGCGACGGCACCGAACTGGACCGGCTGGCGACCTACGCCGCCGACCACGACCTCGATGTCCTCGCGGGTTTCGTCGAGGACGCCGGCGGCGACTACTACAACACCGCCGTCTACGTCACCGCAGACGGCGAGCGGACGTACTACCGGAAGCGCCACCTCTGGGCGGGCGAGGCGGACGTGCTCGCGACCGGCGACGAGGCCGTGACCGTCGACACGCCCGTCGGCGAGGCGGGCCTCGTGACCTGCTACGACCTGAACTTCGTCGAGGTGAGCGCCGCGTTCGCCCGCCAGCGCGTCGACGCCCTGTTCGTCGTCGGCGCGTGGCCCGGCGCGTACAGCGAGAACTGGCGGCTCCTCCTCCGAGCGCGCGCCCTCGACGGCGTGCGCTGGGTCGTCGGCTGCGGCCGTACCGGCCGACGCGACCTCCCGAACGCGCCCGCCGTCGACTACGGCGGTCGGTCGGCCGTCGTCCGACCGGACGGTGCCGTCAGCCACGCGCTGAACCGCGACGAACGCACGCTGGTCGCGGACCTCGACCCGGAGATTCTCGCCGAGCAGCGCGAATTCGTCTCCGTGCTGGCCGAGGATTCTTAG